The Colletotrichum higginsianum IMI 349063 chromosome 2, whole genome shotgun sequence genome has a segment encoding these proteins:
- a CDS encoding NUDIX domain-containing protein, translating into MPPPAFDLAYPPSLEPYNTPARAWLAANAKSWDGLATGALVFDRRGRVLLVQRAAHDSMPLRWETPGGGADDDDASLLAACARELWEEAGLEAVEVVRVVSEGAAREPGSVFTNRTGTAVYCRFAFEVRVRETGDRDGDGDEMEVRIDPDEHADYVWASEEEVRRERVGDKEIPITNGQMARLILDGFRRRREEPVEGERKVVQGGNTVGRHRWEYQDIQD; encoded by the exons ATGCCGCCCCCGGCCTTCGACCTCGCCTACCCGCCCTCCCTCGAGCCCTACAACACGCCCGCGCGCGCCTGgctcgccgccaacgccaagtCGTGGGACGGCCTCGCGACGggcgccctcgtcttcgaccgccgcggccgcgtcCTCCTGGTCCAGCGCGCCGCCCACGACAGCATGCCGCTGCGCTGGGAGacccccggcggcggcgccgacgacgacgacgcgagCCTGCTGGCCGCCTGCGCGCGCGAGCTCTGGGAGGAGGccgggctcgaggccgtcgaggtcgtgcGCGTCGTCAGCGAGGGCGCCGCGAGGGAGCCCGGCAGCGTCTTCACGAACCGCACGGGTACGGCCGTCTATTGCCGCTTCGCGTTCGAGGTCCGGGTGAGAGAGACTGGGGAccgggacggggacggggacgagATGGAGGTGAGGATCGACCCGGATGAGCACGCCGACTATGTCTGGGCttcggaggaggaggtccgGAGGGAGAGGGTCGGGGACAAGGAGATCCCGATCACGAACGGGCAGATGGCGAGGCTGATTCTTGACGGGTtccggaggaggagggaggagccCGTGGAGGGCGAGAGGAAGGTCGTCCAAGG AGGCAACACGGTAGGCAGACACAGGTGGGAATATCAGGACATTCAGGACTGA
- a CDS encoding GlcNAc-PI de-N-acetylase, which yields MGWSAFIGALLVALAPALYIYLVPLLTPRLPTLEDKRICLLIAHPDDEAMFFAPTVLALTKPETGNHVKILCLSSGDADGLGETRKKELVKSGMKLGLQQEQDVFVIESPDFQDSMTNVWDKTKIASLLGRAFAPQLARQRAAGEEPDANIDVLITFDSLGVSSHPNHISLYHGARAFIAALSADPRWPSPVDLYTLTSVSVARKYSNFLDAIPTLFSWVTTAGSNPPKPPKKPKKDHGDDDDDSEDGDEDDNDNYHPTALVFLSELGSHGGWATAWSAMTTAHKSQMVWFRYGWIALSRYMVLNDLRLEKVEADDGNAKA from the exons ATGGGCTGGAGTGCTTTCATTGGCGCCCTGCTGGTGGCTCTCGCACCGGCACTGTACATATACTTGGTTCCGCTGCTCACGCCGCGCCTGCCGACCCTGGAGGATAAAAGAATATGTCTCCTAATTGCGCACCCGGATGATGAGGCCATGTTCTTTGCACCAACCGTCCTGGCCCTTACCAAGCCTGAGACCGGCAACCACGTCAAGATCTTGTGTTTGAGCTCAG GTGACGCCGATGGTCTGGGCGAGACTCGTAAGAAAGAATTGGTCAAGAGTGGTATGAAGCTCGGCCTGCAGCAGGAGCAAGACGTCTTCGTCATTGAAAGCCC CGACTTCCAAGACTCCATGACCAACGTCTGGGACAAGACCAAGATCGcctccctcctcggccgcgcctTCGCCCCGCAGCTTGCGCGGCAGCGcgctgccggcgaggaacCCGACGCCAACATTGACGTCCTCATCACCTTCGACTCGCTCGGTgtctcctcccacccgaaCCACATCTCGCTGTATCATGGCGCCcgcgccttcatcgccgccctctccgccgACCCGCGCTGGCCCTCCCCTGTCGACCTGTACACCCTGACCTCGGTCTCCGTTGCCCGCAAGTACAGCAACTTCCTCGACGCGATACCCACGCTGTTCTCCTGGGTCACCACGGCCGGCAGCAACCCCCCAAAACCGCCCAAAAAGCCGAAGAAAGAtcatggcgatgacgacgatgatagcgaggacggggacgaggacgacaacgacaactACCACCCGACCGCCCTCGTGTTCCTCAGCGAGCTGGGCTCTCACGGCggctgggcgacggcgtggagcgccatgacgacggcgcacAAGAGCCAGATGGTCTGGTTCCGGTACGGCTGGATCGCGTTGAGCAGATACATGGTGCTCAACGACCTGCGGCTGGAAaaggtcgaggccgatgacgGGAACGCAAAGGCCTGA